A single Hippocampus zosterae strain Florida chromosome 1, ASM2543408v3, whole genome shotgun sequence DNA region contains:
- the polr1d gene encoding DNA-directed RNA polymerases I and III subunit RPAC2 gives MAAEGEKKRILEMVQADGSDDGSVTFVMHDEDHTLGNSLRYMIMKDESVEFCGYTITHPSESKINFRIQTRDGTPAVEPLRRGLNELRDVCQHILNTFEANVTEFKQKQEQPME, from the exons ATGGCTGCTGAAGGCGAGAAGAAGCGAATTCTAGAGATG GTCCAAGCCGATGGTTCAGATGATGGGAGTGTGACATTTGTGATGCATGATGAAGACCATACCTTGGGGAACTCGCTGCGATATATGATCATGAAAGA CGAGTCTGTCGAGTTTTGCGGCTACACCATCACCCATCCATCAGAGAGCAAGATCAACTTTCGCATTCAGACACGAG atgGAACTCCTGCTGTTGAACCTCTGAGAAGGGGCCTGAATGAGCTCCGGGATGTTTGTCAACATATTCTCAATACCTTTGAG GCAAACGTGACAGAGTTCAAACAGAAGCAGGAGCAACCCATGGAATGA
- the LOC127595940 gene encoding endothelin receptor type B-like: MKAFALLCFLMAVDVEASRFIRDSATVPDTSEVFKNNASVSLQPPQPARPRGSFPPMCLKPTEIKHAFKYVNTIVSCLIFVVGIVGNSTLLRIIYKNKCMRNGPNVLIGSLALGDLLYIIIAIPINVYKLIAEDWPFGVYVCKMIPFIQKASVGITVLSLCALSVDRYHAVTSWSRVKGMGIPVWKAVEVTLIWVIALLLAVPEVLAFDMLEMPYRGNKLRVCLLHPEQSSNFIKFYQDAKDWWLFGFYFCLPLACTGIFYTLMSCEMLSQKKGMRIALNDHMKQRREVAKTVFCLVLIFALCWLPLHLSRILKKTVYNQNDPNRCELLSFLLVMDYIGINLASLNSCINPIALYFVSRKFKNCFQSCLCCWCYGISTLDEQGSIPGWKGSCHGKGLDRSSSRSSQKYTSAS; the protein is encoded by the exons ATGAAGGCCTTCGCTTTACTGTGCTTCCTGATGGCTGTGGATGTTGAGGCCTCTCGGTTCATCCGGGATTCCGCGACTGTGCCTGACACTTCTGAAGTCTTCAAGAATAATGCGTCCGTCTCACTCCAACCCCCACAGCCGGCCCGACCGAGGGGTTCCTTCCCCCCAATGTGCTTAAAACCCACAGAGATTAAGCACGCCTTCAAGTATGTGAACACCATTGTGTCTTGCCTGATCTTTGTGGTCGGGATCGTTGGGAACTCCACGCTGCTAAGAATTATATACAAGAACAAGTGTATGAGGAATGGACCCAACGTCCTGATTGGCAGCCTGGCACTTGGGGACCTACTTTATATCATAATCGCCATCCCCATCAATGTCTATAAG CTCATAGCAGAGGACTGGCCATTTGGAGTATATGTCTGCAAGATGATCCCATTCATTCAAAAAGCTTCAGTGGGTATCACTGTTCTCAGCCTGTGTGCTCTAAGTGTGGACCG CTACCACGCAGTGACATCATGGAGCAGAGTGAAGGGGAtgggcatccctgtgtggaaaGCAGTGGAGGTGACACTCATTTGGGTGATTGCTTTGCTACTAGCAGTCCCCGAGGTGCTGGCGTTTGACATGCTGGAGATGCCGTACAGAGGCAACAAGCTGCGCGTGTGTCTGCTGCATCCAGAGCAGAGCTCCAACTTTATAAAG TTCTACCAAGATGCAAAAGACTGGTGGCTGTTTGGCTTCTACTTCTGCCTACCACTTGCCTGCACAGGAATCTTTTACACCCTCATGTCCTGTGAgatgctgagtcaaaagaaaGGCATGCGAATTGCACTCAATGACCACATGAAACAG aGGAGGGAAGTGGCCAAGACAGTGTTCTGCCTTGTGTTGATTTTTGCTCTGTGCTGGCTGCCACTTCATCTCAGCCGTATTCTGAAGAAAACAGTCTACAACCAAAATGACCCCAACCGCTGTGAACTCCTCAG CTTCCTCTTAGTGATGGATTACATCGGCATCAACTTGGCTTCCCTGAACTCCTGCATTAACCCCATTGCCCTCTACTTTGTCAGTCGGAAGTTCAAAAACTGCTTTCAG TCTTGCCTGTGCTGCTGGTGCTATGGAATATCTACATTGGATGAACAAGGTTCCATCCCAGGTTGGAAGGGCTCCTGTCACGGCAAAGGACTAGATCGCTCCAGCTCCCGTTCCAGTCAGAAATACACAAGTGCctcataa
- the sybl1 gene encoding vesicle-associated membrane protein 7: MAILFAVVARGTTILAKHAWCGGNFLEVTEQVLAKIPSENNKLTYSHGSYLFHYICHDRIIYLCITDDDFERSRAFSFLGEIKRRFQTTYGSRAQTALPYAMNSEFSSTLAAQMKHHSDPRGSDRLTETQMQVDDLKGIMVRNIDLVAQRGEKLELLIDKTENLVDSSVTFKTTSRNLARAMCMKNLKLTFVVVLVCLVIIYIIVSASCGGLTWPSCLK; the protein is encoded by the exons ATGGCAATTCTCTTTGCCGTGGTGGCTCGTGGAACAACCATTCTAGCCAAGCATGCATGGTGTGGTGGCAACTTCCTCGAAGTGACTGAACAGGTCTTGGCCAAAATTCCATCCGAGAATAACAAATTGACATACAGCCATGGCAG CTATCTCTTTCATTACATCTGCCATGACAGAATCATATACCTGTGTATCACTGATGAT GACTTTGAAAGGTCTCGTGCATTCAGCTTCCTCGGTGAGATCAAGAGGCGCTTCCAGACCACATATGGTTCACGAGCACAAACAGCCCTGCCGTACGCCATGAACAGCGAGTTCTCATCGACGCTGGCTGCTCAGATG AAACATCATTCAGATCCTCGGGGATCTGACCGGCTTACTGAAACACAGATGCAAGTGGATGACCTCAAGGGGATAATGGTCCGCAACATAG ATTTGGTTGCTCAGAGAGGGGAGAAGCTGGAGTTGCTGATTGACAAGACAGAAAATCTGGTTGATTCT TCTGTCACGTTTAAGACCACCAGTCGTAATCTGGCCAGAGCTATGTGTATGAAAAACCTCAAGTTGACCTTTGTTGTTGTGCTGGTGTGCCTG GTAATCATTTACATCATTGTCTCAGCTTCCTGTGGCGGCCTCACCTGGCCCTCTTGTCTAAAATGA